One Armatimonadota bacterium genomic window, AACATTCACAAGCGAGTCTGGCTGATTGATGTCCGCCTCAAACTCGGTCCACTCATTGTAAGTTTGCTTGACCTTTGGAAAGAAAGAAAACGGAGCATCAGGCGATTTGAGGCATAATCGGAGCTTTAGATTCTTAGGAGAGATGTTTCTTGTCGTCCTGAGCTTGAATGATATCCATCTGGGACGCATAAGGTTAATATCTCGGCTCAGGCGATTGGTAGTAGCATCCCTAAAATCCATTGGGATATGCAGGATGCCGTCTGCTCGGATAATACCTTTGCCTATTTCTTTCTCATCAACTAGGTATGACAGTGACCATGCTGACAAATCTTTCAAATCATCTTTCCACATAGCTTCTCCTGTTTGTGTAATCGTTAGAATTAATAATAGTGAAATAAGCAAGCTAGCGAGTGTGTTTTTCATAATCTCCCCGCCTTTTACGCATGGCGAGAATCTCATTTAGATTCCTTCTTGCTGCTGCATATTCAGGGTTAAGCCGAACAGCTTTCCTAAACTCATGCTCTGCTTCATCTAACCTGCCCATTTCAGCCAGAGCAACGCCCAGATTATTGTGGGCTTCTGGTAAATCAGGGTTTAGGCTGAGTGCTCGCATGTGATATTCAACCGCCTCGTCTGCTCTTCCGAAATCTATGAGTATGGCTCCAAAATTCGTATATGCTTCTGCAAAGTATGGATTCAGCTCTAGTGACTTTGCATATTCTTCAGCTGCTTCGTGGATTCTTCCTTGCGCAGTATATACTCGCCCTAAATTATAGTGGGCGCGTGCGCTTTTTGGTTTCAAATGTATAGCTTTCGCTAAGTGGTTCAGTGCTTCATTGTACTTACCTTTTTGAATGAGGGCTGCTGCGATTGAATTGTGTGCTTCAGGGCAATTTGGGTTAATTTGTAAAGCGGCAGTATAGTGTGATATCGCCTTATCAATTTCCCCTTTTTCTGCAAGGACAACGCCCAAGTTAACGTGGGCCGACCATGCGTGTGGATTCCTTGAAATCGTATTACTCCAAAGGGTTTCTTCGTCTTTATAAATTCGCTGTTGATTCCAGCTTAGGCAGGCAAGGATGAGAACGACTACAACGGCAGAGAATATGCTTGGTTTGACTATTCCATGGCGTTCTATAACGCGGCAAATCCCTGCCACAACAAGAGCGACAATTCCTAGCATCGCTGAATACTGCCAGTGGTCGGCAACCAAGGAATAGCGCATAAAGTAGATATTCACAAAACCGAGCACGGGGAAAAGCATTAACACAAAATATCCAAGCGCTGCCAAAAATGGTCGTCCCCAGGACTGTCTAAATAACCAAAATATTGCAAAGCAACCCAGCAAGGTTGCGAGAGGTATCCAGGCAACTATCGATGATGGGTTGATT contains:
- a CDS encoding tetratricopeptide repeat protein — translated: MANKKAKQRQSHASNQFYAAMAIVAITFLTYIPSINNGFIWDDIAWIIKSPIINTKDALYRYWCTMQSPDYFPFVHTLFWIEWKLWGASNVCWHIFSIFLHACTAVLAWLTLRKLRIPGAWLTAVIFAVHPVNVETAGWVYQQRTILPMLLMLASILAYLRFETENRRFWYCLALLLFILALLSKISVMMLPAVVLLITWWKRGKIERHDIVRMLPFIAASIISGLLTAYVQTHRNIGEDIVRTDSFFARLAGAGWVVWFYLYKDLFPTNLLFVYPRWEINPSSIVAWIPLATLLGCFAIFWLFRQSWGRPFLAALGYFVLMLFPVLGFVNIYFMRYSLVADHWQYSAMLGIVALVVAGICRVIERHGIVKPSIFSAVVVVLILACLSWNQQRIYKDEETLWSNTISRNPHAWSAHVNLGVVLAEKGEIDKAISHYTAALQINPNCPEAHNSIAAALIQKGKYNEALNHLAKAIHLKPKSARAHYNLGRVYTAQGRIHEAAEEYAKSLELNPYFAEAYTNFGAILIDFGRADEAVEYHMRALSLNPDLPEAHNNLGVALAEMGRLDEAEHEFRKAVRLNPEYAAARRNLNEILAMRKRRGDYEKHTR